From one Caldithrix abyssi DSM 13497 genomic stretch:
- a CDS encoding response regulator transcription factor, producing the protein MKMLIVEDNKILLADLTNFFNEQEFLVESAEDFLHAREKIALYQYDIVILDLGLPDGNGMELIPIIRRQSSDTIIIILTARDAVEDKVRGLELGADDYLTKPFHQAELNARVRSQLRRKKFNGKNELVFNEIKVDLEAARVFVNGAGLNLTRKEYDLLLYFLYNQNRLLTKESIAEHLWGDHVDQSDHFDFIYNHIKNLRKKIMAAGGNNYIKAMYGMGYKFTEDI; encoded by the coding sequence ATGAAAATGTTAATTGTAGAAGACAACAAGATTTTACTGGCAGATTTAACCAACTTTTTTAACGAGCAAGAATTTTTGGTGGAAAGCGCTGAGGATTTTTTACATGCCCGGGAGAAAATTGCGCTCTATCAATACGACATTGTCATTCTTGATCTCGGACTGCCGGACGGCAACGGCATGGAGTTGATTCCGATCATTCGGCGACAGTCCAGCGATACAATCATTATCATTTTGACTGCCAGAGACGCCGTTGAAGACAAAGTAAGAGGCCTTGAATTAGGAGCCGACGACTACTTAACCAAGCCCTTCCATCAGGCCGAATTAAACGCCAGGGTGCGCTCGCAACTGCGCCGCAAAAAATTTAACGGTAAAAACGAGCTGGTCTTTAATGAAATTAAAGTGGATTTAGAGGCTGCCCGCGTTTTTGTTAATGGTGCGGGGCTGAATTTAACACGCAAAGAATACGATCTTCTGCTCTATTTTCTTTACAATCAAAACCGACTGCTAACCAAAGAGAGTATTGCCGAACATCTGTGGGGCGATCATGTTGATCAGTCCGATCATTTTGACTTTATTTATAACCATATTAAAAATCTGAGGAAAAAGATCATGGCCGCCGGCGGCAACAACTACATCAAGGCCATGTATGGCATGGGCTATAAGTTTACCGAAGATATTTAG
- a CDS encoding zinc-binding dehydrogenase, translated as MKAIRIHEHGGADVLRVEELPIPEIESDEVLIRVEAAALNHLDLWVRKGIPGVPLPLIMGSEAAGEVVRVGERAHNRFGLNVGDHVFNIPIHSCGRCPYCLAGKENLCARFQIPGESMQGVQAEYIAVPAAYVYRRPENLSWAETAAFPLAGMTAYHMLVQKAGVRPEHTVLVYGASSGVGSSAIQIARAFGARVITTVGSAQKAKLAKKLGADHVIRYDQESIGKTVKELTDGQGADIIIEHPGQATWRESLRALKKGGKLVTCGATTGPKVEIDLRALFIKHQQIIGSTMGTRKDIIELADLIRRGKFKPQIAREFTFEEAAKAHAFLESGQAFGKVVLINR; from the coding sequence ATGAAAGCAATCCGCATCCATGAACATGGCGGCGCCGATGTCCTGCGGGTAGAAGAACTGCCCATACCGGAAATTGAAAGCGATGAAGTATTGATTCGCGTGGAAGCCGCCGCGTTAAACCACCTTGATTTGTGGGTCCGAAAAGGTATTCCAGGCGTTCCCTTACCGCTGATTATGGGCAGCGAGGCGGCCGGCGAAGTGGTGCGCGTCGGCGAACGAGCGCACAACCGTTTTGGCCTGAATGTGGGCGACCATGTATTCAACATTCCCATACACAGTTGCGGACGTTGTCCGTATTGTCTTGCCGGAAAAGAAAATTTGTGCGCCCGCTTTCAAATTCCCGGCGAAAGCATGCAGGGCGTTCAGGCCGAATATATTGCGGTTCCGGCTGCCTATGTTTACAGGCGTCCCGAGAACTTAAGCTGGGCAGAAACGGCCGCTTTTCCACTGGCCGGCATGACCGCCTACCACATGCTGGTACAAAAGGCAGGCGTACGACCCGAGCACACCGTTCTGGTGTACGGCGCTTCTTCCGGGGTTGGCTCCTCGGCCATTCAAATTGCCCGAGCGTTTGGCGCGCGCGTTATTACCACGGTCGGTAGCGCGCAAAAGGCAAAACTGGCCAAAAAACTGGGCGCCGACCATGTCATTCGCTACGATCAGGAATCGATTGGCAAAACAGTAAAAGAACTGACCGACGGACAGGGCGCAGACATCATCATAGAGCATCCCGGTCAGGCTACCTGGCGCGAAAGCCTGCGGGCCTTAAAAAAGGGCGGTAAACTGGTAACCTGCGGCGCAACCACGGGGCCCAAAGTAGAGATCGATTTGCGCGCCTTGTTCATTAAACATCAGCAGATTATCGGCTCCACTATGGGCACACGGAAAGATATTATCGAATTGGCAGATTTAATCAGGCGCGGTAAGTTCAAACCGCAGATCGCCAGAGAGTTCACTTTTGAAGAGGCGGCTAAAGCGCACGCTTTTCTGGAAAGCGGCCAGGCTTTTGGTAAAGTGGTGCTGATCAACCGCTGA
- a CDS encoding sensor histidine kinase: MSGRRPIKLLNKTTAFYLIFSFLVFFISAFIMSKMANQYIDSYVQNRFSKFDWRLKKHLTKDSTLSRLPRYLKLRRLSDRQLLQKLPVVKDTIIYNESIDEYQHYRKRLAAIKVGKDYYVYETRVHVGDFYRLRDDFLASMFFVFGALALGLIAFNYFLSGYLFRPFYQILNVMKTYKVGQQTSAPAISTTTEEFIKMQKLFQKMLDQIEKDYRNLKEYTEDMAHEMQTPLAIIRNKLETLMRDEAALERHGEAIQVIYRQINHLSHLGNVLNLITRIENGEFKNTRIIRTKPIIEEHLQSVKELAELKGLKITFDLNEEHAFNIDPYLFELVLKNLVRNAIQHAPTGASITIKTDEQSLIISNIGAELDFPPQQLFKRFVKRKNNGETLGLGLALVKKICDLNELNVSYEYLNGRHVFKISKAA; this comes from the coding sequence ATGAGCGGCAGACGTCCGATAAAATTGTTAAACAAAACCACCGCCTTTTATCTGATCTTCTCTTTTCTGGTCTTTTTTATCAGCGCCTTTATCATGTCTAAAATGGCCAACCAGTACATCGATTCTTATGTGCAAAACCGCTTCAGCAAATTTGACTGGCGGCTGAAAAAACATCTGACCAAAGACTCCACCCTTTCTCGTCTGCCGCGCTATCTAAAATTAAGACGCCTTTCTGACAGGCAACTTTTGCAAAAACTGCCTGTCGTCAAAGATACGATCATTTATAATGAATCGATTGACGAATATCAGCACTACCGAAAGCGTCTGGCGGCCATAAAGGTGGGCAAAGATTACTATGTTTACGAAACGCGCGTCCACGTGGGAGATTTTTATCGTTTGCGCGACGACTTTTTGGCCAGCATGTTCTTTGTTTTTGGCGCGCTGGCCCTGGGTTTGATCGCTTTCAATTATTTCCTCTCCGGCTACCTTTTCCGCCCGTTTTATCAAATTTTAAACGTTATGAAAACTTACAAGGTAGGACAGCAAACCAGCGCGCCGGCTATCTCTACGACAACCGAAGAATTCATTAAAATGCAAAAATTGTTTCAAAAAATGCTGGATCAAATCGAAAAAGATTACCGTAATCTAAAAGAATACACCGAAGACATGGCGCACGAAATGCAAACGCCGCTGGCGATCATCCGCAACAAGCTCGAAACTTTAATGCGCGACGAGGCGGCGCTGGAACGCCACGGAGAAGCAATCCAGGTCATTTACAGGCAGATTAATCACCTCTCTCATCTGGGCAATGTGCTGAACCTGATAACGCGCATTGAAAACGGAGAATTCAAAAACACCAGAATCATTCGCACAAAGCCGATCATTGAAGAGCATTTGCAATCGGTTAAAGAACTGGCCGAATTAAAGGGCCTGAAAATTACGTTTGATTTGAATGAAGAACACGCTTTTAACATTGATCCATATTTGTTTGAACTGGTTCTTAAGAACCTGGTGCGAAATGCCATCCAGCATGCGCCGACCGGAGCCAGTATTACAATTAAAACAGATGAACAATCGCTGATTATTAGTAACATTGGCGCAGAACTGGATTTCCCGCCGCAGCAGCTCTTCAAACGCTTTGTTAAACGAAAAAACAATGGCGAAACACTGGGGCTGGGGCTGGCCCTGGTTAAAAAGATTTGCGATTTGAACGAGCTGAACGTCTCTTACGAATATCTGAACGGCCGGCACGTTTTTAAAATTTCTAAGGCGGCATAG
- a CDS encoding homoserine dehydrogenase — translation MIRLFLVGFGNVGRELARLLKDRSSPFTDFNTRHFSVTSIATRSHGSLSAAEGIDVQKALNYFLQKGRFDRGCDGFTNAATDELLQHTDYDVLVDLSALELKDFARSSAQRLERALRAGKHVVTANKGPIAFHYQKLKTLAQKQQRKLLFESTVMDGTPIFNMYRAALAGATVKQFSGILNSTTNFLLGELESGVELPAALDKARRLGMVEADANHDLQGWDAALKSAILCNVFFDTQIDPFQIPRDSFERITPEDVQKAKKAGKRLKFVAGGSHENGQIKAWVKLQVLKADHPFFSVDASSSILQIELKNLATLTIVQRHPTITDTAYGVISDLLQILKIYKERKTQ, via the coding sequence ATGATCAGACTTTTTCTTGTCGGCTTTGGAAACGTAGGACGTGAGCTGGCGCGGCTCTTAAAAGATCGGAGCAGCCCTTTTACAGATTTTAACACGCGCCATTTTAGCGTAACCTCCATCGCCACGCGTTCGCACGGCAGTTTATCCGCTGCCGAAGGTATTGACGTACAAAAAGCGTTGAACTATTTTTTACAAAAGGGGCGCTTCGATCGAGGTTGCGATGGCTTTACCAACGCCGCAACCGATGAACTATTGCAACATACAGACTACGATGTGCTGGTCGATCTTTCTGCGCTGGAATTGAAAGACTTTGCCCGCTCAAGCGCGCAGCGCCTGGAGCGCGCCCTGCGCGCCGGAAAACACGTGGTAACCGCCAACAAAGGACCTATTGCCTTCCATTACCAGAAGTTAAAGACATTAGCCCAGAAACAGCAGCGGAAATTGCTGTTCGAATCCACGGTCATGGACGGCACGCCCATTTTTAACATGTACCGCGCCGCTTTAGCGGGCGCAACAGTAAAACAATTCTCCGGCATCCTGAATTCAACGACTAATTTTTTACTGGGCGAGCTGGAATCAGGCGTAGAATTGCCGGCGGCGCTGGATAAAGCGCGCCGTCTTGGAATGGTAGAAGCCGATGCCAACCACGATTTGCAGGGCTGGGATGCCGCTCTGAAATCAGCTATTTTGTGCAATGTCTTTTTTGACACTCAGATCGATCCGTTTCAAATCCCGAGAGACTCGTTTGAGCGGATAACGCCGGAGGATGTGCAAAAGGCTAAAAAAGCGGGCAAACGCTTAAAATTTGTGGCCGGCGGCTCTCATGAAAATGGTCAGATAAAAGCCTGGGTTAAGTTGCAGGTATTAAAAGCTGATCACCCGTTTTTTAGCGTGGACGCCAGTAGTTCGATTTTACAAATAGAGTTAAAAAATCTTGCCACTTTAACCATTGTACAGCGCCATCCCACCATTACCGATACGGCTTACGGGGTAATTAGCGACCTGCTGCAAATTTTGAAAATTTACAAAGAAAGGAAAACGCAATGA
- a CDS encoding DEAD/DEAH box helicase: protein MNNNMTFSDFALSTHVLEAIDRKGFEKPTDIQALTIPMMLDNDANLIAQAQTGTGKTAAFGLPLIEKIDPSTRSVQALILVPTRELAIQVADEIDSLKGEKDLKIVPIYGGQSIETQLRKLKQGIHIVVGTPGRVIDHINRKTLKLDRIEQLILDEADEMLNMGFIEDMEEIMRHTNPDKRTLLFSATIPPRIKDLARKYMDGYEMITAKKEQLMPSLTEQIFYEVRVSEKFRALCRIIDFEDHFYGLIFCKTRKDAASLAEDLLERGYSAEAIHGEISQGQRERSLNRFKSRKVNILVATDVAARGIDVNDISHVINYALPQDPESYVHRIGRTGRAGKQGVAVTFVTPGETRKFQFIQQIAGRKIMKARLPRAQDIINAKRNKISEQLKNISEGKIDKHYLEWAQELLKDNDPAEVLAAVLQFSFQKELNPKNFADVADPDRPRTKSKKNGNARLFIALGRTDQLTPKKLVKLITSKSDIKARQISDVKVKDNFSFITVPFDRAMKIISSFKDNGSRSLVTFAKD from the coding sequence ATGAACAACAACATGACATTCAGTGATTTTGCCCTTTCAACGCACGTCTTAGAGGCAATCGACCGCAAAGGCTTTGAAAAACCGACCGACATTCAGGCCCTTACCATTCCCATGATGCTGGACAACGACGCTAATTTAATCGCCCAGGCTCAAACCGGCACCGGTAAAACCGCAGCCTTTGGTTTGCCTTTGATTGAAAAAATAGATCCTTCCACCCGATCAGTTCAGGCTCTGATTCTTGTGCCCACGCGCGAGCTGGCCATTCAGGTGGCCGATGAAATCGATTCGCTTAAAGGCGAAAAAGACCTGAAAATCGTGCCGATTTACGGCGGGCAATCCATCGAAACCCAGTTACGAAAACTGAAACAGGGAATTCACATTGTGGTAGGCACGCCTGGCCGCGTCATCGATCACATCAATCGTAAAACACTTAAACTGGATCGCATCGAACAGTTGATTCTCGACGAAGCCGACGAAATGCTCAACATGGGCTTTATCGAAGACATGGAAGAGATCATGCGACACACCAATCCTGACAAAAGAACGCTGCTTTTTTCGGCTACCATTCCGCCGCGCATTAAAGACCTGGCGCGAAAGTACATGGATGGCTACGAAATGATTACAGCCAAAAAAGAACAACTGATGCCCAGCTTAACCGAACAAATTTTTTATGAAGTTCGCGTGTCGGAAAAGTTCCGCGCTCTCTGCCGCATCATCGATTTCGAAGACCATTTTTACGGTCTGATCTTTTGCAAAACACGCAAAGACGCGGCATCGTTAGCCGAAGACCTGCTGGAACGCGGTTACAGCGCAGAAGCCATCCACGGCGAAATTTCTCAGGGACAGCGAGAACGCAGCCTGAATCGTTTTAAAAGCCGCAAGGTCAACATTCTGGTGGCCACCGATGTGGCAGCCCGAGGCATCGATGTAAACGATATCAGCCATGTGATCAACTACGCCCTGCCCCAGGATCCGGAATCGTATGTGCACCGCATTGGCCGAACGGGACGCGCCGGAAAACAGGGCGTGGCCGTTACCTTTGTGACGCCCGGCGAAACCAGAAAATTTCAATTTATTCAACAAATCGCCGGCAGAAAAATCATGAAAGCACGTCTGCCCAGAGCGCAGGACATCATCAATGCCAAACGCAATAAAATTAGCGAACAACTCAAAAATATCTCCGAAGGCAAAATCGATAAGCACTATCTGGAATGGGCTCAAGAATTATTAAAAGATAACGATCCGGCCGAGGTGCTGGCCGCCGTTTTACAGTTCAGTTTTCAAAAAGAACTGAATCCTAAAAACTTTGCAGACGTGGCCGACCCGGACAGACCCAGAACAAAGAGCAAAAAAAATGGCAACGCTCGCCTTTTCATCGCACTGGGCAGAACGGATCAGTTAACGCCTAAAAAACTGGTCAAACTGATTACCAGCAAATCGGACATTAAGGCCCGGCAAATCAGCGATGTTAAAGTGAAAGATAATTTTTCATTCATCACTGTTCCTTTTGACCGTGCGATGAAAATCATCAGCAGTTTTAAAGATAACGGCAGCCGTTCGCTGGTAACCTTTGCCAAAGATTGA
- the serC gene encoding 3-phosphoserine/phosphohydroxythreonine transaminase yields the protein MKEGRIYNFNPGPAALPLPVLEEVQKDLLNYKGEGISILEMSHRSKTFDGIIKDAERLLKEIMDIPQNYKVLFMQGGATLQFAAVPLNLIGEGQFAEYVNTGSWSKKAIQEAQKLGKKVNVVASSEDESFSYIPGDIKVSPNAAYLHITSNNTIFGTQFQQFPETGDVALIADMSSDIACRKIDVSKFALIYAGAQKNMGPSGVTVVIIREDLLEKSPDNIPTMTSYKIIGGKDSLYNTPPTFAVYIVKLVLEWMKAQGGLEKIEQINRQKAGLIYDALDQSSFYRGTARPDSRSLMNVTFRLPSEELEKKFVAEALENGMLGLKGHRSVGGIRASIYNAVPMEAVEKLVDFMKKFEKANS from the coding sequence ATGAAAGAGGGACGTATTTACAATTTCAATCCGGGTCCTGCGGCGCTCCCATTACCGGTTTTAGAAGAGGTGCAAAAAGATCTTTTGAACTATAAGGGCGAGGGCATTTCCATCCTGGAAATGAGTCACCGTTCCAAAACGTTCGATGGTATTATTAAAGATGCGGAACGTCTGCTGAAGGAAATAATGGACATACCGCAGAATTACAAAGTGCTTTTTATGCAGGGAGGGGCTACCTTGCAGTTCGCCGCCGTGCCATTGAATTTGATTGGCGAGGGGCAGTTTGCAGAATATGTTAACACTGGTTCCTGGTCTAAAAAAGCCATTCAGGAAGCGCAAAAATTGGGCAAAAAGGTGAACGTTGTGGCCAGTTCGGAAGACGAGAGTTTCTCTTACATTCCCGGCGATATTAAAGTTTCGCCCAATGCCGCCTATCTGCACATCACCTCGAACAATACGATTTTTGGAACTCAATTTCAACAGTTTCCCGAAACGGGCGATGTGGCATTGATCGCCGATATGTCGTCGGATATTGCCTGCCGCAAGATAGACGTGAGCAAGTTTGCCCTGATTTACGCCGGAGCTCAGAAGAACATGGGCCCTTCGGGCGTTACCGTGGTCATTATTCGCGAAGACCTGCTGGAAAAGAGTCCGGACAATATTCCCACCATGACCAGCTACAAGATCATTGGCGGAAAGGATTCGTTGTACAATACGCCTCCAACTTTTGCCGTTTACATTGTGAAGCTGGTGCTGGAATGGATGAAGGCGCAGGGCGGGCTGGAAAAAATCGAACAGATCAATCGCCAAAAAGCCGGCCTTATTTATGATGCGCTGGATCAAAGCTCTTTTTATCGCGGCACAGCCCGGCCAGACAGCCGCTCGTTGATGAACGTTACCTTCCGTTTGCCGTCCGAAGAGCTGGAGAAAAAATTTGTGGCCGAAGCGCTGGAAAACGGCATGCTGGGCCTAAAAGGACATCGCTCGGTCGGCGGTATCCGGGCTTCCATCTATAATGCGGTACCCATGGAAGCCGTGGAGAAACTGGTTGATTTCATGAAAAAGTTCGAGAAGGCCAACAGCTAA
- a CDS encoding homoserine dehydrogenase produces the protein MELKILMIGFGHVGRGFADLLIKKEQLLRQKFDLSVKIVGIVTRSKGKIIDPEGVDLQRALKTSQAGKTFKDSGLPTTDVLTESLLASVDYDALVELSITNLTDGQPATSYIRIALERRKDVITANKGPIALHLDELKELARKNGVQLRYEGTVMAGTPLINLIRSNLAGLEIKKVQGIVNGSTNYILTRMEEGLEYDQAVAEARQLGYLEADPTADVEGWDAVAKTMILARDVFNVSLSKEAIQRKGISALRKADVERARTENRVWKLIATLEKENGALNASVQPQLLDMSHPLAGVRGTTNAVTITTDFLQEVTIVGPGAGERETGYAVFNDLLAVAGKL, from the coding sequence ATGGAACTTAAAATTTTAATGATTGGCTTTGGACATGTGGGCCGGGGCTTTGCTGATTTGTTGATTAAAAAAGAACAATTGCTGCGGCAGAAATTCGATCTGTCGGTCAAAATCGTTGGCATTGTCACGCGCAGCAAGGGCAAGATCATTGATCCTGAGGGTGTCGATCTGCAAAGAGCCTTGAAAACCTCCCAGGCGGGGAAAACTTTTAAAGATAGCGGATTGCCCACAACCGACGTCCTAACAGAAAGCTTGCTTGCATCGGTTGATTACGACGCGCTGGTTGAATTGTCCATTACCAATCTAACGGACGGCCAGCCGGCAACGTCTTATATTCGAATCGCCCTTGAACGGCGAAAAGATGTGATTACGGCCAATAAAGGGCCCATTGCTCTGCATCTCGATGAATTAAAAGAACTGGCCCGGAAAAATGGCGTGCAGTTGCGTTATGAAGGCACGGTAATGGCCGGCACGCCGTTAATCAACCTGATTCGAAGCAACCTGGCCGGTCTGGAAATAAAAAAAGTGCAGGGCATTGTGAATGGCTCCACCAATTACATTTTGACGCGCATGGAAGAGGGCCTGGAATATGATCAGGCGGTTGCCGAGGCGAGGCAGCTGGGCTATCTGGAAGCTGACCCCACGGCCGATGTGGAAGGCTGGGACGCGGTAGCCAAAACCATGATTCTGGCCCGCGATGTATTCAACGTTTCCCTGAGCAAAGAAGCGATTCAGAGAAAGGGCATCAGCGCATTGCGTAAGGCAGATGTGGAACGCGCCAGAACGGAAAATCGTGTGTGGAAGTTGATCGCAACGCTTGAAAAAGAGAACGGCGCGTTAAATGCCTCCGTACAGCCGCAGTTATTGGACATGTCCCATCCGCTGGCGGGCGTGCGTGGGACGACCAACGCCGTGACCATCACCACCGATTTTCTTCAGGAGGTAACGATTGTTGGCCCGGGCGCCGGAGAGCGCGAAACCGGCTATGCGGTTTTTAACGATTTACTGGCCGTAGCGGGAAAGTTGTGA
- a CDS encoding alanine/glycine:cation symporter family protein translates to MEWMEKLLSLSFQVRDFMWGNWMVALLVITGIVLTVVTRMIQIRRLGNALKLVFLGARGKDYSKEDEGDISPFAALMTALAATVGNGNIAGVATAIATGGPGAPVWMWISGFFGMATKYAEGFLGVKFRKVAEDGTMAGGPMYYIRYGLKEGRFSKFLAALFAVCGAFAALFGTGNMAQSNSMALAFKSQFGVPPLLSGAILTIMVGLVVIGGIKRIGAVAERLVPTMIAFYFLGAITVILVNVAHILEAFEIIFASAFTGKALGGALIGTSVQKAISLGVSRGVLSNESGLGSAAIAQSASKSSDPAKNGLIAMTGTFIDTIVVNTMTTLTIVLSGMWMLTPAVGVDLNGANVNLQNLSPQVVDFASQVGYNLQNGGLSSTALTSAAFNTVLPFGIGGTIIAIASFLFGYTTLIGWAYYGEQCLEYIAGVKIKKPYRLIYISLLFIGANLQGQYLDIVWNVGDTANALMAFPNLIGLLFLAGVVAKITSDSFSGGKRIY, encoded by the coding sequence ATGGAATGGATGGAAAAGCTTCTTAGTTTAAGTTTTCAGGTTCGCGATTTTATGTGGGGTAACTGGATGGTTGCCCTGCTGGTTATTACCGGTATTGTGCTAACTGTTGTCACCAGGATGATCCAGATTCGTCGCTTGGGCAATGCATTAAAGCTGGTTTTCTTAGGCGCGCGTGGCAAGGATTACTCTAAGGAAGACGAAGGCGATATTTCTCCATTTGCGGCGTTAATGACCGCGCTGGCAGCCACGGTAGGAAATGGCAATATTGCCGGCGTGGCCACGGCTATTGCCACCGGCGGGCCGGGCGCTCCGGTGTGGATGTGGATTTCCGGTTTTTTTGGCATGGCCACCAAATATGCCGAAGGATTTTTGGGCGTCAAATTTCGCAAAGTAGCCGAAGACGGCACCATGGCCGGCGGGCCCATGTACTACATCCGTTACGGCTTAAAAGAAGGACGCTTTAGTAAATTTCTGGCCGCCTTGTTTGCCGTTTGCGGCGCTTTTGCCGCTTTGTTTGGCACCGGTAATATGGCGCAGTCCAATTCCATGGCTCTGGCCTTTAAAAGTCAATTTGGCGTGCCGCCCCTGCTCAGCGGCGCTATTTTAACCATTATGGTGGGGCTGGTGGTGATTGGCGGCATTAAACGTATTGGCGCGGTGGCCGAGCGATTGGTACCCACTATGATTGCCTTTTACTTTCTGGGCGCCATTACGGTTATTCTGGTTAATGTGGCCCATATTCTGGAAGCCTTTGAAATTATTTTTGCCTCGGCTTTTACCGGTAAGGCGCTTGGCGGGGCGCTGATCGGCACATCCGTACAAAAAGCGATAAGTCTGGGCGTGAGTCGAGGCGTGCTCTCTAACGAGTCCGGCCTGGGATCTGCGGCCATTGCGCAAAGCGCTTCCAAATCCAGCGATCCAGCCAAAAATGGTTTAATTGCCATGACCGGCACTTTTATCGATACCATCGTGGTAAACACCATGACCACGCTAACCATTGTCTTAAGTGGCATGTGGATGTTAACGCCGGCTGTGGGCGTCGATTTGAACGGCGCCAATGTCAATCTGCAAAACCTGTCGCCGCAGGTGGTCGATTTCGCCAGCCAGGTGGGGTACAATTTGCAAAACGGCGGACTTTCCAGCACGGCGTTGACTTCAGCCGCCTTCAATACCGTGCTGCCTTTTGGCATTGGCGGCACGATCATTGCCATCGCTTCCTTTTTGTTTGGCTACACCACGCTCATCGGATGGGCTTACTACGGCGAACAGTGTCTGGAGTACATCGCCGGCGTTAAGATTAAAAAACCCTATCGCCTGATTTACATCTCCTTATTGTTCATCGGCGCCAATTTACAGGGACAGTATCTTGACATTGTCTGGAATGTGGGCGACACGGCCAACGCCTTGATGGCCTTTCCCAATTTGATCGGACTGCTGTTTTTAGCGGGCGTAGTGGCCAAAATCACCAGCGACTCATTCAGCGGAGGGAAACGCATTTATTAG
- a CDS encoding TraR/DksA family transcriptional regulator: protein MDAKKLQEFKEILLKKRKETLEERERYGEILQDTNSEEDYGKTAYKYTEFGTDTMNREQSYMFLARMDKFLNQIDQALERIENGTYGVCRVCGQEIDEKRLRAVPTTRICFDCKQKESRAVR, encoded by the coding sequence ATGGACGCCAAAAAATTGCAGGAATTCAAAGAAATTCTCCTTAAAAAGCGAAAAGAAACCTTAGAAGAACGCGAACGTTATGGCGAAATTTTACAGGATACCAATTCCGAAGAAGATTACGGGAAAACGGCCTACAAATACACCGAGTTCGGCACCGACACCATGAACCGCGAACAATCGTACATGTTTTTGGCGCGCATGGACAAATTTTTAAATCAAATCGACCAGGCGCTGGAACGCATCGAAAACGGAACCTATGGCGTCTGCCGTGTTTGCGGCCAGGAAATCGATGAAAAACGATTGCGCGCTGTCCCCACCACCCGCATCTGCTTCGACTGTAAACAGAAAGAGTCCAGAGCGGTTCGTTGA